A stretch of DNA from Lotus japonicus ecotype B-129 chromosome 4, LjGifu_v1.2:
GACAGAAGAGTTTCATCAAGGCATTGGGTTGAAAGATCAGATGGTAGCTGATTTGGAGCATACAATAGAAGACCTGAAAAGAGACCTAGAAGACAAAGGAGATGAAATCAGCTCTTTGTTTGAGAATGTCCGCATGATAGAGGTTAAGCTTCGTCTGTCAAACCAGAAGCTCCGGGTCACAGAACAATTGCTAAGTGAGAAGGAAGAGAGCTTTAGAAAAGCGGAAGAGAAGTTTCAGCAAGATCAGAGAGCACTTGAAGACAGGATTGCTATTTTGTCAGCAACAATTCATGCTAACAATAAAGCTTTTCATGAAACTGTCACAGATGTTAAAGAGTATTTACACAGTTTGATAACTGGCATAGATactttaagctttaagctttcTGACAATTGTAAAGATTATGAAAATTGCATCTCAAACATTTCACATGAGCTTCAGGTTACAAAAGACCGTGTTTTGGAGATgaataaggaaaaagagcagTTAAAGGAGGACAAAAAGCGTTTGTTGGAGGAGCTGCGGGGTGAAAAAGAAAAGGAGCTGACTCTGAGGGCGGTGGTTGAGAAGCTAGAATCAAAGGCAAGCAAGGAGGAAGCAGAGAAGGTGAATCTGACAACAACTGTTGTTCAACTTAATAAGACAGTTGGAGAGCTACAGAAAATgatgaaagagaaagaagatggtATGTTGGATTTGGGGGAGGAAAAGAGGGAGGCCATCAGGCAGCTGTGTTTGTGGATTGATTATCACCGTGGTCGTTACGACTATCTGAAGGACATTATATCGAAGACTCGCAGTGGCCAGAGAGCAGCATAAACATTGATGGTTTTTGTATGCAGCTTGTCCAGTTAGGTATGTTGTGGTGATTCATCTTATAATTAGCCCATTTTTTCATGTGAATtaattcttttgtttcttttttcttccaaaCATATGTGTGTTTATAATTTGATTTGTTCCATGTATCAGGAGCAGTAGAGTTACTTTTGTTcttcttttgaacttgaattgaATAATCTTGGAGTTTTATTTTCCATTGTTCAATATAGATATTTGGATATACAAGGTCTTTGTATCaaatttttcttgattttttgtcCTTCTTTAATGCTTTTtacttttccattttttttggGGGTCTGCTACATGTAGTTTTGCTAATCAAAGGCTGGCTTGGCTTCTGTTTTTGCTGTTTCCACACTTTTAAAagaaattcaaaattcttggagacTAAGCATACGTTTTAAAATCAATGGAGAATGATGAGATGAGACTATGAGAGCGCTTTAATAGAAGGTTTAAATTAATCTAAATACTACATCaccttttcatttttgttttgatttcaacccatattttttaaaatgtttccATTTAGTCCCTACTAAAAACAATAAAGTGAAAAGTGACAATGTGACTAATAGATTTTCACATCTTCATCACCATGTGTACTCTGTTCTAACTTCTAATGTTATTTATATTTTCGGTATACCTTTGCTCTCAAGCCACTGCGTTCGAGTGTGTTTGTCACTAATATATTACCGCCTTTGGCATTTGCTAATATGAATGGACGTTTGGCATTTGCTAATGATACAAACACACCTTTCACCAACACAATAATCATGAGAGAAAATAGTTTTCAATTGAGGCAGGAGGGAAACGAGAAAAAATACCATTATTTGGTGTTATAggaaaaaatttttttttttttttttactaatttaGCTCCCTTAAGGAGGTAGAAGAAAggtattttataatttatcttttcatgTGTCTATATATCACAACTTTATCAATCATCGTGGATATCAGTAATTAATACACTCGAACATCGCGTGAAATGTGTTTTATTCATAGAGATTAAATTCACAATCCATGGTTTGTGGACGGTATGAGCAACCACCACTCCACATTTGaggttatttttttattcttactTTTCACAAGTTTTTAACCGTTGAAAAAGATCCTAATAATTTGAGTCCATTTAAGTGCCTATTTGGATTTCCATCATACTCAATATAGATCCACGTTGGAGTCAACATGTCAAAATTTTGCTTCTCTTATTCACGTTAAACTCAATGTAACAAATTACTATAACTTTCCCGTTAACGCATTGAGATATGTGAAATCATGTTTGCATTTAATTATGAACCAATTATTCCAAAAATTTAAGTTGTTGAGTAAATGACAACTGaatgattatatttctaacaggTCCCTCACGCAAGAGTTCACTTAGGCTTAAAGCGTGAATAATGTAAAAACTCAACTACTATGTGTTGaaactcattttttttattaaaaagttgACGACGACAAAAATCAAACTCTATGTCgtgtcatgaaccaattatcAAATGCTTACCAAAATAAATATGTAACTTCAAATTGGGGAAATCCATTTTGAGTGGAAGATGATCTAATCCAAACAAGTAATATAAAAACTATTTGTCTATTGACCAAAACAAAAACTAGTTGTCTGTACTCTCTACCATTAAGTGCAAAATTAATAGCTAGAGAGAATCCTGTCTTCTGgtagaaaataattttaatctACTAAGGATCAATCTATCACATGGATGGATCTTGGAAGCACCACTACTTCTTCACTTGCTCAAAAAACACTCCATTTCCGCATTCCAACACTCAGTGTCTGTgagcatcaacaacaacaacaccaagaagaagaaaacacaaacaagtgttGTTGTTGGATTCAAATTCCATAGTAACAGATTCGATTTGGTTTGGTGTTTTTGACTTTTGTTCCATTCATTCACAGACAGACACATCCAAAACAAATCAATGAGGATCGATAATTTCAACCACAAAAGCTTCCTCCTCAAGTTGCTTCTTACCGTCTTCTTCTTCGGCCTCGCTTTCCgactcttcttcttccattcCCTCCCCTCTCTCATTTCTCCACTTCTCGAAACCCCATTTCCCGAGAAAGATGCCATACCCGAAAATCCACCTCAAACTTCGTCTTCTTCAGAACCAGTTCCCCAATTGACACCTGCTCCAGTTCCTATTCATATTCCTGAAGATGAGGAAGATCAAGTGGCTCCAACAGAAACAGGTTAGTGAGTGAACTGTTTTTTTCTCTCTGTTGGCTTAATTCCTTTATTCAATATGTAAACACTCTCACGCACGTTTAGATCTGCAAGCTGTGAAATGGGGTTTTGGATTTTGTTTCTGATCATAGATTCTGTATAGGTAGTAGCTTAGGAATGAGTGTGAATTGTGATTATTTCCAGCTTAgagcttcttcttttttccatgTAGGGAAATGTGATTATTTCATTGGGGATTGGGTTCCAAACCCGCTGGGTCCGGCTTATACTAATGAaagctgcaatctcattgagtctCATCAAAATTGCATGACTAATGGGAGGCCCGACAGGGAGTTTTTGAATTGGAGGTGGGTTCCGAGAGACTGCGATTTGCCTCAGTTTGATCCGTGGAGGTTTCTTCGCATGATGCGTAATAAGGCGTGGGCACTCATTGGTGATTCCATATCGCGCAACCATGTTCAGTCCTTGCTCTGCATGCTTGCAAAGGTGTGTGTGTCTTTTGCATTGTCTAATCGGATTTTATCTTCAATAGCACTGAACTCAATTGAAATGTCTGCTTATCCTGTAATGCAATGGCGTAGTCACATTGAGCCTAGGATGGGCTTATGGCCACATTCAAATTCTCAAAAACCTGAGACTTTTAGTAAACAGCAGTCAGAATGACCAGGGTCGTTCAGGGTTGTCAAATAGCGTGCGTAGCGGTCCTTGGCCGCTCCTTGTTGCATAGCAGCCCAATTCAGTGTTGCAGCCACTAAAGCAGAGGAAATAGCGGCTATAAAGGCGCTATTTGGCCGCTTTGGTGGAATTAATCAAGACCCAAATACAGCCCACAACTAGAGATGGCAAGAAAACCCAAACCCGTGAGAcccaacccgaacccgacccgaaATTTCGGGCAAAACCcgattttttttgggttttactcgaattttaaaacatgtttgggttcgggtgtgACATTGATTAAACCCGAACCGAAACCCGAATTTGTGGTTGTTTTTGATAGTTTGTTATATtatttgtggttgttgttgttgtttgttgaagACTTCGACTGGGAagtttaattaaaagaatattgaagaatgaagtttaatTAGACATTTAGAATTGGGATGTTTATAAATTCAtgaattatgttgtttattagtttatgttcatgaactataaTTTATTCTCTGTATTGGAAAGATGATGAAGTTTAATCAGATTATGCTCATGTTCTCTTATGTACATGTTGTTTCCGGGTcgggttttttagttttttacggATTCGGTTCTCACATCGGGTTTTGGGCTTGGTTTTAGGTAACCCGAAACtcaggggtttgggtttgggtttaacttttgcacctatattgggtttgggtgttaaGTTCGGGTTTGGGTGTGGGAATGGTCAAACCCGCATCCATGGGGCCCGTTGCCAACCCTGCCCACAACAAGTACATGTTAGGGCATTTTTGGGAAGTATTTTATAGTTTTTACTTCAGAAACATTCTGAAAAGGGTCTAGTTGGTGGAGGAAGTGGTATAGAACTATTATAATAGTGAAAATAATTAAGAGGAAGGTTTGGCTCTTGAAGAGGATGATTGGTGATTCCAATTTAGGGAAATTTTATTTGAGCTTTTGATAAGAACAGAATTTATCACAGAATTTCCCTATCCGGGATTGACTACACTGGTGTCGTTTCAGAATTGGTCCTTTGAATTAATAGATTGCTTGACTCTATCACCTCTGTGAATAACTTTTGATGATGCTATGGAAGGCTTAAATTAAAGCTGAGGGGTCATGTAGAGGCGAAGAAGTATCAAAGTCAGGAATATGGAAAGTTTAgtaacttaaagattttgaaacTGACTCAATTCATGCGTGCATGTGCATGAACCCTTTCTATAAATTATTGTCTTCACTGATCTCAAGGTCTTAGTTCTGCCACTCCTGCAATGGAAACTTATCCGGTCCAAATAAAAGGAATGGACAAAATCAATCATTAGGCcaaaattttcttttcctttttgtcTGATTGTTTGTGAAACTTTCTTCTCTGAGGATCAGACAAGCGTAATGCACATGTATTTTCTGATTATGCATTAGGccaaattttgtttttggaaGTTTCTTGACTCCAGATAACAAATCAAGAATCTGTTGCTATGTGTGTGGGAAAGCTTTTGTTTAGCTGTAGTTGTTTGCGTAACCTGTGATAGAATATGCCTTAATACTTGGCCAGTTTATTTATCAAGTACTTTTAGGCATCCGCCTATGATGTAAAGATTAGAGAACTAAGTGTagttaattttatttcttaacTCTCTGTTTGCTCTAGTTGCATCAGAATCTAGCATTTTCTTATATGGTTTCAAATTGCGATCCGTAACCACAATCACAACCGCAACGTAATGGGTTTTGGAGTCCCCGCATCAGCACCGCGACCGAAATTGTGGCCGCATCAACCCACAATTCCGCAATGCAGCGGCAACCACAACCACAATTTAAAACCTATATCTAATGCAGAGAAATTTAGGTACACCAAGAACTCTAGGATTTGAGGCGTTATTTTTCAGCTCAGAAGTCATCAAGAGTAGCAACTTTTTCATTCACAAGATTTGATGGTTAATTGATTTATAAGATTCTATTGGAATGATTATTCAAAGGGTTTGTAGTGATAGAGTGGTAGATATTTGTAGAAAATGCctaaagaaatagaaaaaaacacataaaaagAATAGAGTTGCTAAAATTGAGAGAAGTTCTCAGGTCAAACCGTCAAAGTAGCAGAGTTAAAAAGGAAGAGTATGATGGCTAATGACATGAATAAACCGGAGCTTGTTAGCTGTCCAtgcatttattttaaattcatGACTTGCGAGATTTAGTTCTCATTTCTCAACTATTCTCTCTCCttctcctttcttctttctgttctTTCTTAAACTGATTTCTTCACCATTCTCTGTCTTAAATAGACATGTACATCTCATACAGTAGTGATTCactttctataattgattcaCTGCATTTTGTCAATTTATGAAAGCTTGACGGTGTGACCTCTTGTTTGGACTGTAAATTGAAGCACCGTTAATTATGATATTGATTGTATAACAGACTTGCAATTAGGCCCAAGACAAGCACAATTTTAATACAGTTTGGAAAATTCTGTGTGGCTCATTTAGTAACTAGTAACTAGTAACTAGTAAGAAGTAAATTTCACAGTATTGTGAGTATTGAAACCCAGCATGACCTCTACACCGAGCGCCTCGTTGTAAAATATGTGCACTGACACTCTCCTCTGTGTTGAAAATGCATGCACTACCAATCAGGTCAACATATCTTTATTTCCCTTTTCTCTACTAAATTGTACAATTGTGTTTGTCGCTTGATTTGTTTCTTGCAAAATTTAATTGTCACCATGATAGAATCTTATCAGTTAATTTTGGAGGGCTATGTATTTTAGAAATTATGATGGAGCCTATGCATGGTTGTCCGTTACTCTTAGAAACCAGTAGAAGGGTAGTGAGTGATTTACTTGAATTATTTTGTGCTTCAGGTGGAACAACCTGCTTTAGTCTACCATGATGAGGAATACAAGTCCCGAAGCTGGCACTTTCCGTTATCCAACTTAACTATATCGGTTATTTGGTCACCATTCCTTATGGAAGCTGCTATTTTTGAAGACATTAATGGTGTTTCAAGTtctgaaattcagttatatctTGACAAGCTAGACAGTAAATGGACGAATCAGTACTTGAACTTTGATTACATTATTATTTCAACTGGGAAATGGTTTGTCAAGTCTGCAATCTACTATGAAAATGACACTATATTGGGCTGCCATGGCTGTTCTAACAAGAACTTGACAGATCTGGGGTTTGACTTTGCTTATCGCAAAACCTTGAGATTTGTCATGAACTCCATATTGTCTTCCAACCACAAAGGTTTGATTTTTTTCAGGACATCCACACCTGACCATTTTGAAAATGGGGAGTGGTTTAGTGGGGGAACTTGCAATAGAACAGCACCAATTAAAGAAGGTGAGATGGAAATGAAGGATTTGAGCCGGATTCTTCGCGAGGTTGAGTTAGAGGAGTTTGGAAATAcaacttctgaagcttcaagATATGGAGTGAATGTCAAAATTCTTGATTTTGCACCACTTATGCTTTTGAGACCAGATGGGCATCCTGGTCCATACAGGCAATTTCATCCATTTGCAGAGGGGCCAAATGCTAAAGCTCAAAGGGATTGTCTGCACTGGTGCTTACCTGGGCCAATAGACTCTTGGAATGACATAATAATGGAGATGATTGTCAATGGATAAGAAATTTAGTTAAATACCCCTTACAGTATGGGGGTGAATTGTTACTCTGTATACTATACTATGATTCTTAATATGCACACAGAAGTATGATGAAGATTGGAGGCAAACAAATTGAATGTAGCAGAACACTTTTGATATTCAGAATTGAAAGTGGATGGGCATAACAATCTTATTTTTTTTCCCACCCTTTAAGGGCCATCTGAGGTTATTTAAAGCAATTTTCCTATCTTGTGTGTTCTTTTACTCTGTTCTCACTTTATACAAATCCATCAGCTAACCATTAAGGGTATGTTTGTATACA
This window harbors:
- the LOC130711728 gene encoding protein trichome birefringence-like 23, coding for MRIDNFNHKSFLLKLLLTVFFFGLAFRLFFFHSLPSLISPLLETPFPEKDAIPENPPQTSSSSEPVPQLTPAPVPIHIPEDEEDQVAPTETGKCDYFIGDWVPNPLGPAYTNESCNLIESHQNCMTNGRPDREFLNWRWVPRDCDLPQFDPWRFLRMMRNKAWALIGDSISRNHVQSLLCMLAKVEQPALVYHDEEYKSRSWHFPLSNLTISVIWSPFLMEAAIFEDINGVSSSEIQLYLDKLDSKWTNQYLNFDYIIISTGKWFVKSAIYYENDTILGCHGCSNKNLTDLGFDFAYRKTLRFVMNSILSSNHKGLIFFRTSTPDHFENGEWFSGGTCNRTAPIKEGEMEMKDLSRILREVELEEFGNTTSEASRYGVNVKILDFAPLMLLRPDGHPGPYRQFHPFAEGPNAKAQRDCLHWCLPGPIDSWNDIIMEMIVNG